A portion of the Sphingobacterium spiritivorum genome contains these proteins:
- a CDS encoding RagB/SusD family nutrient uptake outer membrane protein: protein MKTNISTYISAALVALLVLSSCSKDFLDRKPLGQLTEEDLPAGSLEGQVLAIYAGLRSEGTSGLPYVGVHNMRSDDAEIGSSVGDEAGSAPNTDDFQYTTNFWLWGNYWTDHYKLIALTNTAIETADSLGGQSPEVARGLAEAKFFRAWAYFNLVRAFGEVPKIDFRVRDQKESILPKSPVADIYALIDADLEYATQHLPLNWESRFIGRITQGAAFAVQAKTFLARQQYSKALAASRMVINSGQYNLSVAYNQIFRESSENSKESVFEIQAYYAQGQTNLGITYAGRQGVRGSGAMNLGWGWNVPNERLAKAFEVGDPRKDETLLYAGQVNTPYGELIPAATATVPRAYWNKKVYTDPKIRTTTGSQAGEWFNFRVIRYADVVLMAAEAANEVGEQEAALAYLEQIRVRARAGNNAILPKVTTTNQQELRLAIRHERQVELGMENERFFDLIRWNIDAETFKDAGKTNYQLRNRYLPIPQNEIDRSGGVLIQNPNY, encoded by the coding sequence ATGAAAACAAATATTTCAACATATATATCGGCAGCTCTTGTGGCACTTTTGGTGCTGAGCAGTTGTTCCAAAGATTTTCTGGATCGCAAGCCGTTAGGACAATTGACAGAAGAAGATTTACCTGCAGGATCCTTAGAAGGTCAGGTATTGGCTATCTATGCTGGGTTAAGAAGTGAAGGAACGAGTGGTCTTCCCTATGTAGGTGTACACAATATGCGTTCGGATGATGCCGAAATCGGATCGAGCGTAGGTGATGAAGCCGGATCCGCTCCTAATACGGATGATTTCCAATATACGACCAACTTTTGGTTATGGGGAAATTACTGGACAGACCATTATAAGCTGATTGCATTGACGAATACAGCAATTGAAACAGCTGACTCTCTGGGCGGCCAGAGTCCGGAAGTTGCCAGAGGATTAGCAGAAGCTAAATTTTTCAGAGCATGGGCTTACTTCAACTTAGTACGTGCATTTGGCGAAGTGCCAAAAATTGATTTCCGTGTTCGTGATCAGAAGGAAAGTATTCTTCCAAAATCTCCTGTTGCAGATATCTACGCATTAATAGATGCCGATCTGGAATATGCGACACAGCATCTCCCGCTAAACTGGGAATCCAGATTTATAGGCCGTATTACACAAGGAGCAGCATTTGCCGTACAGGCTAAAACATTCCTGGCCAGACAACAGTATAGTAAAGCTCTTGCAGCGAGCCGTATGGTCATCAATTCAGGCCAGTATAATCTGAGTGTAGCTTACAATCAGATTTTTAGAGAAAGTTCTGAAAACAGTAAGGAATCTGTATTTGAGATACAAGCATACTATGCACAGGGACAGACAAATCTGGGTATTACCTACGCAGGAAGACAAGGAGTACGAGGATCCGGTGCTATGAACCTGGGATGGGGCTGGAACGTGCCGAATGAAAGACTTGCAAAAGCATTCGAGGTGGGAGATCCACGGAAAGATGAAACTCTTTTGTATGCAGGCCAGGTAAATACTCCTTACGGAGAACTTATTCCTGCTGCAACTGCAACAGTACCAAGAGCATATTGGAACAAAAAAGTATATACCGATCCTAAAATCCGTACAACAACAGGAAGTCAGGCTGGAGAATGGTTCAATTTCCGCGTAATCAGATATGCAGATGTTGTCCTGATGGCCGCTGAAGCTGCAAATGAAGTTGGCGAACAGGAAGCAGCGCTGGCTTATTTAGAGCAGATAAGAGTTCGGGCAAGAGCTGGCAACAATGCTATCCTTCCGAAAGTTACAACTACAAACCAACAGGAATTGAGACTTGCAATCAGACATGAAAGACAAGTGGAATTAGGTATGGAAAATGAACGTTTTTTCGATTTGATACGTTGGAATATCGATGCAGAAACTTTCAAAGATGCCGGTAAAACAAATTACCAGCTTAGAAACAGATACCTTCCTATTCCTCAAAATGAAATAGACCGCTCAGGTGGTGTTCTGATCCAGAATCCAAACTACTAG
- a CDS encoding glucoamylase family protein encodes MKALIYTFFIPLLILQSCFSNQEQKSTDTQIDSKDSLSTDSLLTLIQKQTFQYFWEGAEPTSGMARERIHIDGAYPENDQNVITIGGSGFGIMAIITGIERQFISKEEGAQRLDHIMDYLGRIDRFKGAWSHWYFGETGKAKSFSQQDDGADIVETAFMAEALIVVREYYKNGSETEKAIANKADALWKGIEWNFFRNGKDVLFWHWSPTYGWGMNHAIQGYDECLITYILAASSPTHPIPASTYHKGWARDGAIVTDAKKYDIPMILKHNAPNGGVGPLFWEHYSYLGLDPKGLKDQYANYWDVVVNHSKINIAHAEQNPKQYKGYGADKGWGLTASYSVKGYDAHHPDNDHGVISPTAALSSMPYTPKESIAFARYLNQHLGNKVWGQYGFYDAYSETDNWFPQRYLAIDQGPIVVMIENYRTGLFWKLFMGAPDVQKGLKGLGFTSPHF; translated from the coding sequence TTGAAAGCACTTATTTACACTTTTTTTATTCCGCTCCTCATATTACAATCTTGTTTTTCAAATCAGGAGCAAAAGAGCACGGACACACAAATTGACTCAAAAGACAGTCTGTCTACTGACTCTCTTCTCACACTTATACAAAAACAAACTTTCCAATATTTCTGGGAGGGCGCAGAACCGACTTCCGGCATGGCCCGCGAACGCATACATATAGATGGTGCTTATCCGGAAAATGATCAGAATGTTATTACCATTGGTGGTAGCGGATTTGGCATCATGGCCATTATTACAGGTATCGAGCGTCAGTTTATTTCCAAAGAAGAAGGAGCTCAGCGATTAGATCATATCATGGATTACCTGGGTCGCATAGACCGGTTCAAAGGTGCCTGGTCACATTGGTATTTCGGAGAAACCGGAAAAGCTAAATCGTTTAGTCAACAAGATGATGGCGCTGACATTGTAGAAACGGCTTTTATGGCAGAAGCTCTTATTGTTGTAAGAGAATATTATAAAAACGGTTCGGAAACCGAAAAAGCAATTGCAAACAAAGCAGATGCATTATGGAAAGGAATTGAATGGAACTTCTTCAGAAACGGAAAAGATGTTCTTTTCTGGCACTGGAGCCCAACATACGGATGGGGTATGAACCATGCCATACAAGGATATGATGAATGTCTGATCACGTATATACTGGCAGCCTCCTCCCCTACACATCCTATACCCGCATCTACCTACCACAAGGGATGGGCAAGAGACGGAGCAATCGTAACCGATGCTAAAAAATACGATATCCCGATGATTCTCAAACATAATGCACCCAATGGCGGTGTAGGTCCGCTTTTTTGGGAACATTACTCCTATCTGGGATTAGACCCAAAAGGTCTGAAAGATCAATATGCTAATTACTGGGATGTCGTCGTCAATCACAGCAAAATCAATATTGCACACGCCGAACAAAACCCCAAACAATATAAAGGATACGGAGCAGACAAAGGTTGGGGACTGACAGCCAGTTATTCCGTGAAAGGTTACGATGCACATCATCCAGATAATGATCATGGTGTCATCAGTCCTACAGCAGCCCTCTCATCAATGCCTTATACACCAAAGGAAAGTATTGCGTTTGCCCGATACCTGAATCAGCATCTGGGTAACAAAGTCTGGGGGCAATATGGTTTCTATGATGCATACAGCGAGACAGACAATTGGTTTCCGCAGCGATACCTTGCCATAGATCAGGGGCCTATCGTAGTCATGATTGAGAACTATAGAACAGGATTATTCTGGAAACTCTTTATGGGCGCACCTGATGTACAGAAAGGATTGAAAGGCCTTGGTTTTACAAGCCCGCACTTTTAG
- the bglX gene encoding beta-glucosidase BglX: MNISRYSRLVLSICTLYVTSTVTAQQNNQKMDSFINTLMSKMTLEEKIGQLNLVTGGEATTGSTVSTGVEGKIKSGAIGGIFSMSTPQRIRAAQDLAVKQSRLGIPLIFGMDVIHGYKTIFPIPIGLASSWDMNLVRQTAQIAATEATADGINWTFSPMVDISRDPRWGRFSEGNGEDPYLSSKIAIEMVKGYQGNDLAAHNTLMACVKHFALYGAAEAGRDYNTTDMSLHRMYNEYLPPYKAAIDAGAGSIMTSFNDINGVPATANKWLMTDLLRQQWGFQGMVVTDYTAINELIDHGLGDLQQVSALSLKAGVDMDMVGEGYLGTLKKSLQEGKVTQADIDRACRLVLEAKYKLGLFDDPYKYCDVNRAKNNILTKAHLAKSREVAAKSFVLLKNDKQTLPFTKKGKIALVGPLANTGANMPGTWSVSADLEHTPSLLQGMKDALGNKVTIQYALGTNLLEDPVYQERATMFGRTIPRDNRSEQELIAEAIKASEGADAIVAALGESSEMSGESSSRTEIGIPANQQRLLQALLKTGKPVILVLFTGRPLTLTWENEHVPAILNVWFGGTETGKAVADVLFGDVNPSGKLPATFPKNVGQIPLYYNAKTTGRPLEQGKWFQKFRSNYLDVDNDPLYPFGYGLSYTAFQYNNLRLSTSKLEKQGKIKVTVEVKNAGKYDGEEVVQLYIRDMVGSVTRPVKELKGFQKIAFKAGETKTIEFDLTEEDLKFYNENLEFVAEPGEFEVYVGTNSKDVLTSKFELQN, encoded by the coding sequence ATGAATATAAGCAGATACAGTCGATTAGTGCTGTCCATATGTACTTTGTACGTGACCAGCACTGTTACAGCACAGCAGAACAACCAAAAGATGGACAGTTTTATTAATACGCTGATGTCTAAAATGACATTGGAGGAAAAAATAGGACAGCTTAATCTGGTGACGGGAGGAGAAGCAACGACAGGAAGTACAGTCAGTACGGGCGTAGAAGGAAAAATCAAATCCGGGGCTATCGGAGGTATATTTAGTATGAGTACACCACAACGCATACGTGCAGCTCAGGATCTGGCCGTCAAACAGTCCCGTTTGGGCATACCTCTTATCTTTGGTATGGATGTTATTCACGGATACAAAACGATTTTTCCTATTCCTATCGGACTAGCTTCTTCCTGGGATATGAATCTGGTAAGACAGACTGCTCAGATTGCAGCAACAGAAGCTACCGCAGATGGTATCAACTGGACATTCTCACCGATGGTAGATATCTCGCGTGATCCGCGCTGGGGCAGATTTTCAGAAGGAAACGGAGAAGATCCTTATCTCAGTTCCAAAATCGCTATCGAAATGGTTAAAGGTTATCAGGGCAATGACCTTGCTGCCCATAATACACTGATGGCATGTGTCAAGCATTTTGCGCTGTATGGAGCAGCAGAAGCCGGAAGAGACTACAACACCACGGACATGAGTTTGCACAGAATGTACAACGAGTATCTTCCGCCCTACAAAGCTGCTATTGATGCAGGAGCTGGCAGTATCATGACTTCATTCAATGATATTAACGGTGTACCAGCTACAGCCAACAAATGGCTTATGACTGATCTGCTACGTCAGCAATGGGGATTTCAGGGTATGGTTGTGACCGATTACACCGCCATAAACGAACTGATTGATCACGGACTGGGAGACCTGCAACAGGTATCTGCACTTTCTCTGAAAGCCGGAGTAGATATGGATATGGTAGGTGAAGGTTACCTCGGAACATTAAAAAAATCATTGCAGGAAGGCAAAGTCACACAAGCTGATATCGACAGAGCGTGCAGATTAGTCTTAGAAGCTAAATATAAACTCGGACTATTTGACGATCCATACAAATACTGCGATGTAAACCGTGCTAAAAATAACATACTCACTAAAGCGCATCTTGCAAAGTCCCGTGAAGTAGCTGCGAAATCATTTGTATTATTAAAAAATGATAAGCAAACTCTTCCCTTTACAAAAAAAGGAAAAATTGCTCTGGTAGGTCCCCTTGCTAATACAGGTGCGAATATGCCGGGTACATGGAGTGTAAGCGCTGATCTGGAACACACGCCATCACTCTTACAGGGAATGAAGGATGCATTGGGTAACAAGGTAACTATTCAGTATGCCTTAGGTACAAATCTGTTAGAAGATCCTGTTTATCAGGAACGTGCTACCATGTTTGGCCGTACAATTCCTCGTGATAACCGCAGCGAACAGGAACTGATAGCAGAAGCAATCAAAGCATCGGAAGGTGCAGATGCGATTGTAGCAGCATTGGGAGAAAGCTCTGAAATGAGCGGGGAAAGCTCCAGTCGCACAGAAATAGGAATACCTGCAAATCAGCAACGTCTGTTACAGGCACTCTTAAAAACCGGAAAACCGGTAATACTTGTGCTCTTTACCGGCAGACCATTAACACTGACCTGGGAAAATGAACATGTACCGGCGATCCTGAATGTATGGTTTGGAGGTACTGAAACAGGTAAAGCAGTAGCAGATGTATTATTCGGAGATGTAAATCCTTCAGGAAAATTACCGGCTACTTTTCCTAAGAATGTAGGCCAGATTCCATTATACTATAATGCAAAAACTACAGGAAGACCTTTGGAGCAGGGCAAATGGTTCCAAAAATTCAGATCTAACTATCTGGATGTAGACAACGATCCGCTTTATCCGTTCGGATACGGATTGAGCTATACTGCTTTCCAGTATAACAATCTTCGCCTAAGTACTTCTAAATTAGAGAAACAAGGCAAAATTAAGGTTACTGTCGAAGTAAAGAACGCTGGAAAATATGATGGTGAAGAAGTCGTACAATTGTATATCCGTGATATGGTCGGCTCTGTAACCCGTCCTGTGAAAGAGTTGAAAGGATTTCAGAAAATAGCTTTCAAAGCTGGCGAAACAAAAACAATTGAATTCGATTTGACAGAAGAAGATTTAAAATTCTATAATGAAAATTTAGAATTTGTCGCTGAGCCAGGCGAATTTGAAGTATATGTCGGAACAAATTCCAAAGATGTATTAACTTCTAAATTTGAATTACAAAATTAA